The region CCCTTCGACGTTCGGCGCGCGACCGACGGCGACGAGGATCTCGTCGACCTCCAGCGGCTCCGCCGCACTGGCTCCGCCGCCCGCTTTCACGTCGTTGGCGCGTGCGAGGTGGAGGATCTTGCCGCCCGCGCCACGCTCCACCTTGACCACGCGCGTGTCCATTGCGAGGCGCACGCCGTCGCGCTCCAGCGCCGCCCGTGCGAGCCGGGCGGCATCGCCGTCTTCGCGGGCGAGGAGGCGGCCCGACATCTGCACCAGGTGCACCCGCGCCCCGAAGCGGGTGAACGCCTGGGCCAGCTCGCAGCCGATGGGTCCGCCGCCGATCACGGCGAGGCGCCGAGGGAGATTGATGAGCGAGAACACCGTCTCGTTGGTGAGATAGCCGCTCTCGCGGAGACCGGGTATGGGGGGCGCGGCCGCGCGCGCGCCGGTGGCGATCACCGCCTTCTTGAAGCGGAGCGTCCGCCCGTCCACTGTGACGGCGTCGGGCCCGGTGAAGGCACCCTGACCCAGGAACACGTCCACCCCGAGGCCCTTGAAGCGCGCGGCCGAGTCGATGGGGCTCAGCTCGGCGCGCAGCCGGCGCATGCGTCGCATCACCGCCGGGAAGTCCACCACGGGCTCGCCGGGGACGCTGACGGCGAGCGCGCCCGCGTCGCGCACGTCCGCCACCGCGCGCGCGGCGCGGATCAGCGCCTTCGAAGGCACGCAGCCGACGTTGAGGCAGTCGCCGCCCATGAGGTCGCGCTCGACGAGGGCGACCCGGGCGCCGAGGCCCGCGGCGCCCGCGGCGGCCACGAGCCCGGCCGTGCCCGCGCCGATCACGACGAGGTTGTAGCGGCCCGACGGCTCGGGATTGACCCACGCGGAAGGATGGGTGTTGGCAACCAACGCCTGGTTGTGCTCGTCCCAGGGCTCGAGCCGCACGGCGCCCTCGCTCAAGCCCCCGCCCTCCGCGCGAGGCTCGCCCGCGCCAC is a window of Candidatus Methylomirabilota bacterium DNA encoding:
- a CDS encoding mercuric reductase, with translation MSEGAVRLEPWDEHNQALVANTHPSAWVNPEPSGRYNLVVIGAGTAGLVAAAGAAGLGARVALVERDLMGGDCLNVGCVPSKALIRAARAVADVRDAGALAVSVPGEPVVDFPAVMRRMRRLRAELSPIDSAARFKGLGVDVFLGQGAFTGPDAVTVDGRTLRFKKAVIATGARAAAPPIPGLRESGYLTNETVFSLINLPRRLAVIGGGPIGCELAQAFTRFGARVHLVQMSGRLLAREDGDAARLARAALERDGVRLAMDTRVVKVERGAGGKILHLARANDVKAGGGASAAEPLEVDEILVAVGRAPNVEGLGLEVAGVTYDKASGVMVDDRLRTTNPRIYAAGDICTALKFTHHSDFQARLVIQNALFLGRAQASALVLPRCTYTDPEVAHVGLTAEEAQSRGQRVRTFVQELADVDRARLDNETEGFVKIHVAEGSDRILGATIVARHAGEMLPELTLAIGQGIGLGKIARVIHTYPTQADAIRKLGDAYNRTRLTPGVKRLFDAWLRWTR